DNA from bacterium:
ATCATGTCAAAAAAGTTGAGGATGTAGTTAATGAAGGAGACGAAGTAATGGTTAAGGTGATTGGGATTGATGAGCATGATAGAATCAGTTTAAGCCGAAAGGCACTGCTTCACGAACGAAGATAGGTAATCGTTCAC
Protein-coding regions in this window:
- a CDS encoding S1 RNA-binding domain-containing protein gives rise to the protein HVKKVEDVVNEGDEVMVKVIGIDEHDRISLSRKALLHERR